From Anaerotignum faecicola, the proteins below share one genomic window:
- a CDS encoding DUF6103 family protein codes for MKLSAIQVKFETSKYLALKRYAAKKEVSLEQELEETLNRLYRKLVPPDVREYIEEGDEIEKTGKPKVKKEEKEPEKEQNQAEQPQNIQSV; via the coding sequence ATGAAACTTTCTGCGATACAGGTGAAGTTTGAAACCAGCAAGTACTTGGCGCTAAAGCGATATGCGGCAAAAAAAGAAGTATCTTTGGAGCAGGAACTGGAAGAAACACTGAACAGGCTGTATCGAAAACTGGTGCCGCCAGATGTCCGTGAGTATATAGAAGAAGGCGATGAGATAGAAAAAACAGGGAAACCAAAAGTAAAAAAAGAGGAAAAAGAACCAGAGAAAGAACAGAATCAAGCAGAACAGCCGCAGAATATCCAATCCGTTTAA